The sequence ATCGGCCAAGGAAGCTCTGCGGCGCGGCGCCTTTGATTACCTGCAGAAGCCTTTTGATCGCGATGCGCTGCTCGCCACGATTAAGCGCGCGCTCGGAACACTGGATCAAATCGACGTCGAAATTCTTTCCGCTGACCCGAAGATGGAAGCGGTCAAGAAGATGATTCTGAAAGTCGCGCGGTCCAGCTCGACCGTTTTAATCCGCGGCGAATCCGGCACCGGTAAAGAACTGATCGCCCGCGCGATTCACAATCAATCTCCGCGCGCGTCGGAAATGTTTCAGGCAGTGAACTGTGCCGCCATCAACGAAAATTTGCTTGAGTCAGAATTGTTCGGCCACGAAAAAGGCTCGTTCACCGGCGCGCACGCCGACAAGAAAGGCTTGTTCGAAGTCGCCGATCAGGGAACGTTGTTCCTCGACGAGATCGCCGAACTCGACATCAGCATGCAGGCGAAACTATTACGCGCTTTGCAGGAACGCCGGATTCGCCGCGTCGGAGCCACGTTTGAAATCCCGGTTGACGTGCGCGTTGTCGCCGCCACCAACCGCGATTTGCGCGCGATGGTTGGCGACGGACGCTTCCGCGACGACCTGTACTATCGCATCAACGTGCTTTCGATTGATGTGCCACCTTTGCGCGAACGGCGCGAAGACATTCCGGTTTTGCTGGACTATTTCATCAAGAAGCATACGAAGAACACCTCGCGTCTGGTGCGCGGCTTGACGCCGGAAACCAGGCGGATGCTTC is a genomic window of Pyrinomonadaceae bacterium containing:
- a CDS encoding sigma-54 dependent transcriptional regulator gives rise to the protein MPRKSILVVDDDKPQRDILHDILTEAGYDVTSAASGEAALKFAKEREFDLALTDLKMTGMDGIELLQHLLTMDKSIIVILLTAHGTIESAKEALRRGAFDYLQKPFDRDALLATIKRALGTLDQIDVEILSADPKMEAVKKMILKVARSSSTVLIRGESGTGKELIARAIHNQSPRASEMFQAVNCAAINENLLESELFGHEKGSFTGAHADKKGLFEVADQGTLFLDEIAELDISMQAKLLRALQERRIRRVGATFEIPVDVRVVAATNRDLRAMVGDGRFRDDLYYRINVLSIDVPPLRERREDIPVLLDYFIKKHTKNTSRLVRGLTPETRRMLLDYGWPGNVRQLESAIERAILLCEGDMITPDDLPSELRQESQTAATGGFKLPPEGISFEDVEKNLILQAMDQTDYNITKAAKLLGLTFRTLQYRLEKFGIKKPEGKDGGKEEDEE